One region of Streptomyces rishiriensis genomic DNA includes:
- a CDS encoding LCP family protein: MTRHEEQDDAGRRTGRRPRVLKAAGLALAAALVLGIGTAGWAYWHLDDNIKSVDIDNALGDNRPAKAVTTPAPSGSASASPLPTEAVNILVLGSDSRSGEENQALGGGDSSGARSDTAMVVHIDAGRTTATVVSIPRDTLVTRPSCPLSDGGSTAVAYGAMFNTAYSVGGPVCAVKTVESLTDVRMDHYIEVDFSGFAKLVDALGGVTVTTDEDIDDDDSHLHLAAGTHHLDGTRALALARTRHGIGDGSDLGRIGLQQTLVKALLEQIASTDLLTSPTRLYTVADAVTGSLTTDTGLDSLAALMELGQSLKGLSAARLETVTMPVVAAPSDPNRVVAQEPAASELWASLR, encoded by the coding sequence GTGACGCGACACGAGGAGCAGGACGACGCCGGCAGACGGACGGGCCGGCGGCCGAGAGTGCTGAAGGCCGCCGGTCTCGCGCTGGCCGCCGCCCTGGTGCTGGGCATCGGGACGGCGGGCTGGGCCTACTGGCACCTCGACGACAACATCAAGAGCGTCGACATCGACAACGCGCTCGGCGACAACCGCCCCGCGAAGGCGGTCACGACCCCGGCCCCGTCCGGCTCGGCGTCCGCCTCCCCGCTGCCCACCGAGGCGGTGAACATCCTGGTGCTCGGCTCGGACTCGCGCAGCGGCGAGGAGAACCAGGCGCTCGGCGGCGGCGACAGCTCGGGCGCCCGTTCCGACACCGCGATGGTCGTGCACATCGACGCGGGCCGGACGACGGCCACCGTCGTCAGCATCCCGCGCGACACCCTCGTCACCCGCCCCTCCTGCCCGCTGTCCGACGGCGGCTCGACGGCGGTGGCGTACGGCGCGATGTTCAACACCGCCTACTCGGTCGGCGGTCCCGTCTGCGCCGTCAAGACGGTCGAGTCCCTCACCGACGTCCGTATGGACCACTACATCGAGGTGGACTTCTCGGGCTTCGCGAAGCTCGTCGACGCGCTCGGCGGGGTCACCGTCACCACCGACGAGGACATCGACGACGACGACAGCCACCTGCACCTCGCGGCCGGCACCCACCACCTGGACGGCACCCGGGCGCTCGCCCTGGCCCGCACCCGGCACGGCATAGGCGACGGCAGCGACCTCGGTCGCATCGGCCTCCAGCAGACGCTGGTGAAGGCCCTGCTGGAGCAGATCGCCTCGACCGACCTGCTGACCAGCCCCACCCGGCTGTACACGGTCGCCGACGCGGTCACCGGCAGCCTCACGACGGACACCGGCCTCGACTCCCTCGCCGCGCTGATGGAGCTCGGCCAGAGCCTGAAGGGCCTCTCGGCCGCCCGTCTCGAGACGGTGACCATGCCCGTGGTGGCAGCCCCTTCCGACCCCAACCGGGTGGTGGCACAGGAACCGGCGGCGAGCGAGCTGTGGGCGTCGCTGAGGTGA
- a CDS encoding RNA polymerase sigma factor, whose amino-acid sequence MEQQPASAPRSPSAPRSPSNPGSPSNPGSPSDPRAAIETVFRLEAPRVIAAVARVVRDVGIAEELAQDALVAALEQWPRDGVPDNPGAWLTATARHRAVDLVRRRENYARKLQEIGRGLDPAVPPEEPADPDAIDDDLLRLVFTACHPVLSAEARIALTLRLLGGLTTPEIARAFLVPEPTVAQRIVRAKKTLAGRNIAFEVPYGPDREARLGSVLDVIYLIFNEGYAATAGDDWLRPALCEDALRLARQLAALMPKEPEVHGLVSLLEFQASRTAARTAPDGRPVLLRDQDRRRWNRMLVARGIAALDRAGAVGTGAPGPYALQAAVAACHAHAHTYEDTDWRTIATLYALLVARIPSPVVELNRAVAVSMADGPEPALEIVDRLVAEPTLRDYHLLPSVRGDLLLRLGRTAEARAEFERAAELTGNERERELLRARADDCLPG is encoded by the coding sequence GTGGAACAACAGCCCGCCTCGGCCCCCCGAAGCCCCTCGGCCCCCCGAAGCCCCTCGAACCCCGGAAGCCCCTCGAACCCCGGAAGTCCCTCGGACCCGCGTGCCGCCATCGAGACCGTCTTCCGGCTCGAGGCCCCTCGGGTCATCGCCGCCGTCGCCCGTGTCGTCCGGGACGTCGGCATCGCGGAGGAGCTGGCGCAGGACGCCCTGGTGGCCGCCCTGGAGCAGTGGCCCCGCGACGGGGTGCCGGACAACCCCGGCGCCTGGCTCACGGCCACCGCCCGGCACCGCGCCGTCGACCTGGTCCGCCGCCGGGAGAACTACGCCCGCAAGCTCCAGGAGATCGGCCGCGGCCTGGACCCGGCGGTCCCGCCGGAGGAGCCCGCCGACCCGGACGCCATCGACGACGACCTGCTCAGGCTCGTCTTCACCGCCTGCCACCCGGTGCTGTCCGCCGAGGCCCGCATCGCGCTCACCCTGCGCCTGCTCGGCGGCCTGACCACACCCGAGATCGCCCGCGCCTTCCTGGTCCCCGAACCGACCGTCGCCCAGCGCATCGTCCGCGCCAAGAAGACCCTGGCCGGCAGGAACATCGCCTTCGAGGTGCCGTACGGACCGGACCGAGAGGCCCGGCTCGGCTCGGTCCTCGACGTCATCTACCTCATCTTCAACGAGGGATACGCGGCCACCGCCGGCGACGACTGGCTGCGCCCGGCGCTGTGCGAGGACGCGCTGCGGCTGGCCCGGCAGCTCGCGGCGCTGATGCCGAAGGAGCCCGAGGTGCACGGCCTGGTCTCGCTGCTGGAGTTCCAGGCGTCCCGCACGGCCGCCCGCACCGCCCCCGACGGCAGGCCCGTCCTCCTCAGGGACCAGGACCGGCGCCGCTGGAACCGCATGCTCGTCGCCCGTGGTATCGCCGCCCTCGACCGGGCAGGCGCCGTGGGGACCGGCGCTCCCGGCCCGTACGCCCTCCAGGCCGCCGTGGCGGCGTGCCACGCGCACGCCCATACCTACGAGGACACCGACTGGAGGACCATCGCCACCCTGTACGCGCTGCTGGTCGCCCGGATCCCGTCCCCCGTCGTCGAACTCAACCGCGCGGTCGCCGTGTCGATGGCGGACGGCCCGGAACCCGCGCTGGAGATCGTCGATCGGCTCGTCGCCGAACCGACCCTGCGCGACTACCACCTCCTGCCCAGCGTCCGCGGCGACCTTCTGCTGCGGCTGGGCCGGACGGCGGAGGCGAGGGCCGAGTTCGAGCGGGCGGCGGAGCTGACGGGCAACGAGCGGGAACGGGAACTGCTGCGGGCGCGGGCCGACGACTGCCTGCCGGGTTGA
- a CDS encoding endo-1,4-beta-xylanase, giving the protein MRSSSPSLCARLAALVAGAATVGALLSGVAHAADTPLRELGAAKGKVVGTAVTGSKLTGTYGDIAGAQFGSLTPGNAMKWGSVEPTQGSFNWAEADQIVAFAQAHDQQVRGHTLVWHSQNPNWLTNGSWTSAQLTTLLHNHIDTEVGRYKGKIAAWDVVNEPFNEDGTYRSALWYNGLGADYIANALTWARAADPAAKLYINDYNVEGVNAKSTALYNLVKSLKERGVPIDGVGLQAHLILGQVPATLQQNIQRFADLGVDVAITELDIRMTLPSDSAELAQQKADYKAVTAACVAVTRCVNLTVWGFTDSDSWVESTFPGQGAATPYDANYAPKPAYYGIAEALGGTTTPPPTGACTAAYSVGSQWNTGFTGNVTISCSGASLSSWKVTWTYGAGQQITQAWNAGCTQAGTAVTCVNASYNGSVPDGGSVSFGFNAGWSGSNPVPTVTLG; this is encoded by the coding sequence ATGAGATCCTCCAGTCCGTCGCTATGTGCACGTCTCGCCGCGCTGGTCGCCGGGGCGGCCACCGTCGGCGCCCTTCTGAGCGGAGTGGCGCACGCCGCCGACACCCCGCTGCGCGAGCTCGGGGCGGCCAAGGGCAAGGTCGTCGGCACGGCGGTCACCGGCTCCAAACTCACCGGCACCTACGGCGACATCGCCGGGGCGCAGTTCGGCTCGCTGACCCCCGGCAACGCCATGAAGTGGGGCTCGGTGGAGCCGACCCAGGGCTCCTTCAACTGGGCGGAGGCCGACCAGATCGTGGCCTTCGCGCAGGCCCACGACCAGCAGGTGCGCGGCCACACCCTGGTCTGGCACAGCCAGAACCCGAACTGGCTGACCAACGGCAGCTGGACGTCCGCCCAGCTGACCACCCTGCTCCACAACCACATCGACACCGAGGTCGGCCGGTACAAGGGCAAGATCGCGGCCTGGGACGTCGTCAACGAGCCCTTCAACGAGGACGGCACCTACCGCTCGGCCCTCTGGTACAACGGCCTCGGCGCGGACTACATCGCCAACGCGCTGACCTGGGCGCGGGCCGCCGACCCGGCCGCCAAGCTGTACATCAACGACTACAACGTCGAGGGCGTCAACGCGAAGAGCACCGCCCTCTACAACCTGGTCAAGTCACTGAAGGAGCGAGGGGTACCGATCGACGGGGTCGGCCTCCAGGCCCACCTGATCCTCGGTCAGGTCCCCGCCACCCTCCAGCAGAACATCCAGCGCTTCGCCGACCTCGGCGTCGACGTGGCCATCACCGAGCTGGACATCCGGATGACGCTCCCGTCCGACAGCGCCGAACTGGCCCAGCAGAAGGCGGACTACAAGGCGGTCACCGCGGCCTGCGTGGCGGTGACGCGCTGCGTGAACCTCACCGTGTGGGGCTTCACCGACTCCGACTCCTGGGTGGAGAGCACCTTCCCGGGACAGGGGGCGGCGACGCCGTACGACGCGAACTACGCCCCGAAACCGGCGTACTACGGCATCGCGGAGGCGCTGGGCGGCACGACGACACCTCCGCCGACCGGCGCCTGCACGGCGGCGTACAGCGTGGGCAGCCAGTGGAACACCGGATTCACCGGGAACGTGACGATCTCCTGCTCGGGCGCTTCGCTCTCCTCCTGGAAGGTGACCTGGACGTACGGCGCGGGCCAGCAGATCACCCAGGCCTGGAACGCCGGCTGCACCCAGGCGGGGACGGCCGTGACGTGCGTGAACGCCTCGTACAACGGCTCCGTGCCGGACGGGGGTTCGGTGAGCTTCGGGTTCAACGCCGGGTGGAGCGGCAGCAATCCGGTGCCGACGGTGACGCTGGGCTGA
- a CDS encoding YciI family protein, with protein sequence MPRYLSLVKIDEATAPAEGPSPELMQRMGELIEEVTKAGVMLDTAGLTPSAQGVRAHWEGGKLSLTDGPFTESKEVVGGYALMQCKDMAEAVEWTKRFLKAHEEHWTVTCEVREIAEG encoded by the coding sequence ATGCCCCGCTACCTGTCGCTCGTGAAGATCGACGAGGCCACCGCCCCCGCCGAGGGCCCCAGCCCCGAGCTGATGCAGCGGATGGGCGAGCTGATCGAGGAGGTCACCAAGGCCGGCGTCATGCTCGACACCGCCGGGCTCACGCCGTCCGCGCAGGGTGTCCGCGCGCACTGGGAGGGCGGGAAACTCTCCCTCACCGACGGCCCCTTCACCGAGTCCAAGGAGGTCGTCGGCGGCTACGCGCTCATGCAGTGCAAGGATATGGCCGAGGCCGTCGAGTGGACCAAGAGGTTCCTGAAGGCGCACGAGGAGCACTGGACGGTGACCTGCGAGGTGCGGGAGATCGCGGAGGGCTGA
- a CDS encoding LacI family DNA-binding transcriptional regulator, translating to MTPSDPVETRTEARPTQTATLAEIAREAGVSAPTVSKVLNGRADVAPATRTRVEELLRAHGYRRRRAEATRSPLIDLVFHELESAWAMEVIRGVENVARDAGLSVVLSESAGRLTPGRTWADQVAARRPHGVVLVLSGLDESQRALLTSRSIPFVVMDPAGDPGADVPSIGATNWQGGLAATRHLVELGHRRIGAISGPPQMMCSRARIDGYRAALETAGLPVDQQLIKTGDFHHETGYRLGRELLERPDRPTAVFAGNDLQALGFYEAARELGLRIPEDVSVVGFDDLPVARWVGPPLTTVRQPLTEMAEAAARLVLELGRAASREAPTATRVELATSLVVRTSTGPPPAR from the coding sequence ATGACACCCTCGGACCCCGTGGAAACGCGGACAGAAGCGCGGCCGACGCAGACTGCGACGCTCGCGGAGATCGCCCGCGAGGCCGGCGTATCGGCGCCGACTGTTTCGAAGGTCCTCAACGGCCGCGCCGACGTCGCCCCCGCGACCCGTACCCGCGTCGAGGAACTGCTGCGCGCCCACGGCTACCGCCGCCGCCGCGCCGAGGCGACCCGCTCCCCCCTGATCGATCTGGTCTTCCACGAACTGGAGAGCGCCTGGGCGATGGAGGTCATCCGGGGCGTCGAGAACGTGGCGCGGGACGCCGGGCTGAGTGTCGTGCTGAGCGAGAGCGCCGGACGGCTCACGCCCGGCCGGACCTGGGCCGACCAGGTCGCGGCCCGCCGTCCGCACGGTGTCGTGCTGGTCCTCTCCGGACTCGACGAGTCCCAGCGGGCACTGCTGACCAGCCGGTCCATCCCCTTCGTGGTGATGGACCCGGCCGGCGACCCGGGCGCCGACGTGCCGTCCATCGGGGCCACCAACTGGCAGGGCGGCCTCGCCGCGACCCGGCACCTGGTCGAGCTGGGGCACCGGCGGATCGGGGCGATCAGCGGCCCGCCGCAGATGATGTGCAGCCGCGCCCGGATCGACGGCTACCGTGCCGCGCTGGAGACGGCCGGGCTCCCCGTCGACCAGCAGCTGATCAAGACCGGCGACTTCCACCACGAGACCGGCTACCGGCTCGGCCGTGAGCTCCTCGAGCGCCCGGACCGGCCCACCGCCGTCTTCGCGGGCAACGACCTCCAGGCGCTCGGCTTCTACGAGGCGGCCCGTGAGCTGGGACTGCGCATCCCGGAGGACGTGAGCGTGGTCGGCTTCGACGACCTGCCGGTGGCCCGCTGGGTGGGCCCGCCGCTGACGACCGTACGGCAGCCGCTCACGGAGATGGCCGAGGCGGCGGCGCGGCTGGTGCTGGAGCTGGGGCGCGCCGCGTCCCGGGAGGCACCGACGGCGACGCGCGTGGAGCTGGCGACGAGTCTGGTGGTGCGCACGAGCACGGGGCCGCCGCCCGCCCGGTAG